A single window of Salvia splendens isolate huo1 chromosome 6, SspV2, whole genome shotgun sequence DNA harbors:
- the LOC121807131 gene encoding F-box/kelch-repeat protein At3g61590-like isoform X1 produces the protein MEEEISWVSHCIDNVDSGTVGFDSFSDLNEETDRDVNAVSMDLVLPDDLLERILSCLPIASIFRAGCVCKRWHEIVTSKRFLWNNSHALLHKPWYFMFTSSDEPIGYAYDPILRKWYGIDLPCIEKSNWFVASSSGLVCFMDNDSRSELYVCNPITKCCKGLDEPPGPKFPDYSALSVSVNRVTQSYNVSIVKSKQVPENFVQWDLSIHLYDSETREWLTDLTEVLTGWRAGDESVICDGVLYFLIYSTGGGGPDNRHGLIMYNLRSRSPYGLLMRSFIPVPCSLTCGRLMNLNEKLVMVGGIGKHDRPGIIKGIGIWLLTGREWQEIARMPHKYFQGFGELDDVFASSGTGDLVYIQSYGAPTLLVFDFNQKQWKWSQKCPVIKRFPLQLFTGFCFEPRLEIAP, from the coding sequence ATGGAGGAGGAAATCTCATGGGTTAGTCATTGTATTGACAATGTCGACAGTGGCACTGTGGGATTTGATTCATTCTCGGATCTCAATGAAGAAACCGACAGGGACGTTAATGCGGTTTCTATGGATCTAGTTCTTCCCGATGATCTACTGGAACGGATATTATCCTGTCTCCCTATTGCTAGCATCTTCAGGGCGGGTTGCGTGTGCAAAAGATGGCACGAGATAGTGACATCAAAGAGGTTTCTTTGGAACAATTCTCATGCATTGTTACACAAGCCTTGGTACTTCATGTTCACGAGCTCTGACGAACCAATTGGTTATGCATACGACCCCATTCTCCGAAAGTGGTATGGTATCGACCTCCCCTGCATTGAGAAATCCAACTGGTTCGTTGCTTCATCAAGCGGACTAGTTTGCTTCATGGACAATGATAGCAGGAGCGAGCTGTATGTATGCAACCCGATCACCAAATGTTGCAAGGGGCTTGATGAGCCTCCTGGCCCTAAATTTCCAGACTACAGTGCTTTATCGGTCTCTGTCAACAGAGTGACTCAAAGTTACAACGTATCGATTGTCAAATCCAAGCAGGTCCCTGAGAACTTCGTGCAGTGGGATCTCTCCATCCATCTCTACGATTCAGAAACGAGGGAGTGGCTGACGGATCTGACAGAGGTTTTAACAGGGTGGAGAGCCGGTGACGAGAGTGTGATATGTGACGGGGTATTATACTTCTTGATCTACTCCACCGGAGGCGGTGGTCCCGACAACCGCCATGGCCTTATCATGTATAACCTCAGAAGCCGGTCGCCTTATGGCCTCCTAATGAGGAGTTTCATCCCAGTGCCGTGTTCTCTCACATGCGGCCGCTTGATGAACCTGAACGAAAAGCTCGTGATGGTTGGAGGCATCGGAAAGCACGATCGCCCGGGCATCATTAAAGGTATCGGGATCTGGCTTCTGACAGGGAGAGAGTGGCAGGAGATAGCCCGGATGCCCCATAAATACTTCCAAGGCTTTGGGGAGTTAGACGACGTCTTTGCCAGCAGTGGGACGGGCGATCTCGTATACATTCAGAGTTACGGGGCGCCCACGCTTCTTGTCTTCGATTTCAACCAGAAGCAGTGGAAGTGGTCTCAGAAATGCCCTGTGATCAAGAGGTTCCCCCTTCAGCTCTTCACCGGCTTCTGCTTCGAACCAAGACTTGAAATCGCGCCCTAA
- the LOC121806695 gene encoding uncharacterized protein At5g41620-like isoform X2, whose protein sequence is MKREEKVKEGEERERGELMVEKLKRGISIGKREGKSTPSPTWKFGLLQSDGTLIPESNFSPNSDTLSARKLGANLWEMEPQLNHRVAHVNKNGPILTNHTLQDLDEAASPSKQMALPRRSAVSPSSPAVSNGKFGESSYSLKTSTELLKVLNKIWSLEEKHALDMSLVRALKRELEQTQARNQELMQEKKRDQSEIDHLMGQMTQYKVARKKEQQRIKDTVKLVEDKLEDELKLRRHSESRHHKLAKELSQMKSSFSNVLRELDRERKARMLLEDLCDEFAKGIRDYEQEVRLVKQKCGKDQIGREQNDRLILHTSEAWLDGRAQMKLADASNVSLQQSALDKLCLEIESFLREKQSDHSGTNVDVSTKTPSQSRALAHSLESFHLNEPASAPWRVNDEDDSIGMTSHRPHLSRGYSLKQANEETASDGRNKETMGPRPGNEKQHSRRGSSDPSCSHVQLDDEKHHQQVNEGSTKTRNRNSYDTSHHLMPKKGEMLQRCAREGRTRTTDADMSLGHRVDPSRKWKSEVSAGDPEISESCGRWENSARPNTLKAKLMEARLEGQQSRSTKGLSKVD, encoded by the exons atgaagaggGAGGAAAAGGTAAAGgagggagaggagagggaaAGGGGTGAATTAATGGTGGAAAAGCTGAAGCGCGGTATTTCGATAGGGAAAAGAGAGGGAAAATCCACTCCATCTCCCACGTGGAAATTCGGCTTACTTCAATCTGATGGAACCCTAATTCCAGAATCCAACTTTTCCCCAAATTCGGACACACTCTCTGCTCGGAAATTGGGTGCCAATCTGTGGGAGATGGAGCCCCAGCTCAATCACCGAGTCGCCCACGTCAACAAAAATGGGCCTATTTTGACCAATCACACATTGCAAGATTTGGATGAGGCAGCATCACCGTCAAAGCAG ATGGCTCTTCCGCGTAGATCTGCAGTTAGTCCATCAAGCCCTGCAGTGTCAAATGGAAAATTTGGAGAGTCGAGTTATAGCCTCAAAACATCCACGGAGTTGCTTAAAGTGCTAAATAAAATTTGGAGCCTCGAAGAAAAGCATGCATTGGACATGTCGTTGGTAAGAGCTCTGAAGAGGGAACTGGAGCAAACCCAGGCACGAAATCAAGAACTGATGCAAGAGAAGAAAAGAGATCAGAGTGAAATCGATCATTTAATGGGGCAAATGACACAGTACAAAGTTGCTCGAAAGAAAGAACAACAACGTATCAAGGATACAGTGAAGTTAGTCGAAGACAAGCTAGAGGATGAACTGAAATTAAGAAGACATTCAGAGAGTCGTCATCACAAGCTGGCTAAGGAGCTCTCGCAGATGAAGTCATCGTTCTCTAATGTCTTGAGAGAACTTGATCGGGAGAGGAAAGCACGGATGCTGCTAGAAGATCTCTGTGATGAGTTTGCCAAAGGGATAAGAGATTATGAGCAAGAAGTACGCCTCGTTAAACAAAAATGTGGCAAGGATCAGATTGGAAGGGAACAAAATGACCGATTAATTCTTCACACTTCTGAAGCCTGGTTGGATGGACGAGCGCAGATGAAGCTAGCAGATGCTAGCAACGTTTCATTACAACAATCTGCTTTGGACAAGTTATGCCTCGAGATTGAATCCTTTCTTCGAGAGAAACAATCCGATCATTCTGGGACTAATGTTGATGTGTCCACAAAGACGCCATCTCAGAGCCGTGCACTTGCACATTCTCTGGAGTCTTTTCATTTGAACGAGCCTGCAAGCGCTCCTTGGCGAGTGAACGATGAAGACGACTCTATTGGAATGACCAGCCATCGTCCCCATCTTTCTAGAGGGTATAGTTTGAAGCAAGCGAATGAGGAAACAGCCTCTGATGGTCGTAACAAGGAAACAATGGGACCAAGACCAGGCAATGAGAAGCAACATTCACGGAGGGGATCATCGGATCCGTCCTGCTCCCATGTTCAGCTAGACGATGAGAAGCATCACCAACAAGTGAACGAGGGATCAACGAAAACCAGAAACAGGAACTCATATGACACGAGTCATCACCTGATGCCTAAGAAAGGCGAGATGTTGCAACGATGTGCTCGGGAAGGAAGGACAAGAACAACTGATGCTGATATGAGTCTTGGGCATCGCGTTGACCCATCCAGAAAGTGGAAGTCTGAGGTATCAGCGGGAGATCCCGAGATCTCCGAGTCGTGTGGGAGATGGGAAAACAGTGCAAGACCGAACACGTTGAAGGCGAAGCTGATGGAAGCAAGGCTAGAAGGGCAGCAGTCTCGTTCTACCAAGGGTTTGTCGAAAGTTGACTGA
- the LOC121807131 gene encoding F-box/kelch-repeat protein At3g61590-like isoform X2, whose amino-acid sequence MDLVLPDDLLERILSCLPIASIFRAGCVCKRWHEIVTSKRFLWNNSHALLHKPWYFMFTSSDEPIGYAYDPILRKWYGIDLPCIEKSNWFVASSSGLVCFMDNDSRSELYVCNPITKCCKGLDEPPGPKFPDYSALSVSVNRVTQSYNVSIVKSKQVPENFVQWDLSIHLYDSETREWLTDLTEVLTGWRAGDESVICDGVLYFLIYSTGGGGPDNRHGLIMYNLRSRSPYGLLMRSFIPVPCSLTCGRLMNLNEKLVMVGGIGKHDRPGIIKGIGIWLLTGREWQEIARMPHKYFQGFGELDDVFASSGTGDLVYIQSYGAPTLLVFDFNQKQWKWSQKCPVIKRFPLQLFTGFCFEPRLEIAP is encoded by the coding sequence ATGGATCTAGTTCTTCCCGATGATCTACTGGAACGGATATTATCCTGTCTCCCTATTGCTAGCATCTTCAGGGCGGGTTGCGTGTGCAAAAGATGGCACGAGATAGTGACATCAAAGAGGTTTCTTTGGAACAATTCTCATGCATTGTTACACAAGCCTTGGTACTTCATGTTCACGAGCTCTGACGAACCAATTGGTTATGCATACGACCCCATTCTCCGAAAGTGGTATGGTATCGACCTCCCCTGCATTGAGAAATCCAACTGGTTCGTTGCTTCATCAAGCGGACTAGTTTGCTTCATGGACAATGATAGCAGGAGCGAGCTGTATGTATGCAACCCGATCACCAAATGTTGCAAGGGGCTTGATGAGCCTCCTGGCCCTAAATTTCCAGACTACAGTGCTTTATCGGTCTCTGTCAACAGAGTGACTCAAAGTTACAACGTATCGATTGTCAAATCCAAGCAGGTCCCTGAGAACTTCGTGCAGTGGGATCTCTCCATCCATCTCTACGATTCAGAAACGAGGGAGTGGCTGACGGATCTGACAGAGGTTTTAACAGGGTGGAGAGCCGGTGACGAGAGTGTGATATGTGACGGGGTATTATACTTCTTGATCTACTCCACCGGAGGCGGTGGTCCCGACAACCGCCATGGCCTTATCATGTATAACCTCAGAAGCCGGTCGCCTTATGGCCTCCTAATGAGGAGTTTCATCCCAGTGCCGTGTTCTCTCACATGCGGCCGCTTGATGAACCTGAACGAAAAGCTCGTGATGGTTGGAGGCATCGGAAAGCACGATCGCCCGGGCATCATTAAAGGTATCGGGATCTGGCTTCTGACAGGGAGAGAGTGGCAGGAGATAGCCCGGATGCCCCATAAATACTTCCAAGGCTTTGGGGAGTTAGACGACGTCTTTGCCAGCAGTGGGACGGGCGATCTCGTATACATTCAGAGTTACGGGGCGCCCACGCTTCTTGTCTTCGATTTCAACCAGAAGCAGTGGAAGTGGTCTCAGAAATGCCCTGTGATCAAGAGGTTCCCCCTTCAGCTCTTCACCGGCTTCTGCTTCGAACCAAGACTTGAAATCGCGCCCTAA
- the LOC121806696 gene encoding protein CURVATURE THYLAKOID 1A, chloroplastic-like — MAAAAAAAAAAASTSMAATPILLHRLPAARPAAVFCPLPQRPTLSATPFKLHKESRRSSQLLVKASSSEESSLDTNELFNDLKEKWDAVENKTTVILYGGGSIVAIWLTSTVVGAINRVPLLPKIMELVGLGYTVWFVYRYLLFKSSRKELSEEIESIKKKLSGTD, encoded by the exons atggcagcggcagcggcagcagcagcagcagcagcttccACTTCCATGGCGGCCACCCCTATCTTGCTCCACCGCCTCCCCGCCGCCAGACCCGCCGCCGTCTTCTGCCCCTTGCCCCAACGTCCTACCCTTTCCGCCACTCCCTTCAAGCTACACAAAG AGTCTAGGAGGTCTTCCCAGCTCCTCGTCAAGGCATCTTCGTCAGAGGAGAGCTCTCTTGATACCAATGAATTGTTCAATGACCTCAAAGAAAAG TGGGATGCTGTTGAAAACAAAACTACTGTGATTTTGTATGGTGGTGGATCAATTGTTGCAATTTGGTTAACTTCCACAGTTGTTGGGGCAATTAACAGGGTTCCATTG CTTCCCAAGATCATGGAGTTGGTCGGGCTTGGATACACTGTGTGGTTTGTGTACCGTTACCTGCTCTTCAAG TCAAGTAGAAAGGAACTGTCAGAAGAGATAGAATCAATAAAAAAGAAGCTTTCTGGAACTGATTAG
- the LOC121806697 gene encoding eukaryotic translation initiation factor 1A-like has protein sequence MPKNKGKGGKNRKRGKNEADDEKRELVFKEDGQEYAQVMRMLGNGRCEATCIDGVKRLCHIRGKMHKKVWIAAGDIILVGLRDYQDDKADVILKYMPDEARLLKAYGELPENTRLNEGIAGGLDEEDDGPGDDYIEFEDEDIDKL, from the exons ATgccgaagaacaaggggaagggaGGCAAAAACCGGAAGAGAGGGAAGAACGAAGCCGACGACGAGAAGAGAGAATTGGTTTTCAAGGAAGACGGGCAGGAATATGCGCAGGTCATGCGCATGCTCGGAAACGGCCGCTGCGAGGCCACCTGCATCGACGGCGTCAAGCGCCTCTGTCACATCCGGGGGAAGATGCACAAGAAGGTTTGGATCGCCGCCGGCGATATTATCCTCGTCGGTCTCCGCGATTATCAG GATGACAAGGCCGATGTGATCCTCAAGTACATGCCAGATGAAGCCAGGTTGCTGAAGGCCTATGGCGAACTGCCCGAGAACACGAGGCTCAATGAGGGTATTGCTGGAGGACTTGATGAGGAGGACGATGGCCCTGGTGATGATTACATTGAATTCGAGGACGAAGACATAGACAAACTCTAA
- the LOC121806698 gene encoding protein CURVATURE THYLAKOID 1A, chloroplastic-like produces MASIFTCVEFDSEMRDNVDYISHYYCINHKNSTEKSTQILIKPHSRQQSSNLVLRIMQNGGGSIVAIWLTSTVVGAINRVPLLPKIMELVGLGYTVWFVYRYLLFKSSRKELSEEIESIKKKLSGTD; encoded by the exons ATGGCTTCTATTTTTACTTGTGTTGAATTTGATTCTGAAATGAGAGACAATGTGGATTATATATCTCACTATTATTGCATCAACCACAAAAACAGTACAGAGAAATCCACACAAATTCTCATCAAACCACATAGTAGACAACAATCCTCTAACTTAGTACTTAGAATAATGCAAAATGGTGGTGGATCAATTGTTGCAATTTGGTTAACTTCCACAGTTGTTGGGGCAATTAACAGGGTTCCATTG CTTCCCAAGATCATGGAGTTGGTCGGGCTTGGATACACTGTGTGGTTTGTGTACCGTTACCTGCTCTTCAAG TCAAGTAGAAAGGAACTGTCAGAAGAGATAGAATCAATAAAAAAGAAGCTTTCTGGAACTGATTAG
- the LOC121806695 gene encoding uncharacterized protein At5g41620-like isoform X1, translating into MKREEKVKEGEERERGELMVEKLKRGISIGKREGKSTPSPTWKFGLLQSDGTLIPESNFSPNSDTLSARKLGANLWEMEPQLNHRVAHVNKNGPILTNHTLQDLDEAASPSKQETGGISFRKQLTSSLAQDNRPLSPASCSSSMEMALPRRSAVSPSSPAVSNGKFGESSYSLKTSTELLKVLNKIWSLEEKHALDMSLVRALKRELEQTQARNQELMQEKKRDQSEIDHLMGQMTQYKVARKKEQQRIKDTVKLVEDKLEDELKLRRHSESRHHKLAKELSQMKSSFSNVLRELDRERKARMLLEDLCDEFAKGIRDYEQEVRLVKQKCGKDQIGREQNDRLILHTSEAWLDGRAQMKLADASNVSLQQSALDKLCLEIESFLREKQSDHSGTNVDVSTKTPSQSRALAHSLESFHLNEPASAPWRVNDEDDSIGMTSHRPHLSRGYSLKQANEETASDGRNKETMGPRPGNEKQHSRRGSSDPSCSHVQLDDEKHHQQVNEGSTKTRNRNSYDTSHHLMPKKGEMLQRCAREGRTRTTDADMSLGHRVDPSRKWKSEVSAGDPEISESCGRWENSARPNTLKAKLMEARLEGQQSRSTKGLSKVD; encoded by the exons atgaagaggGAGGAAAAGGTAAAGgagggagaggagagggaaAGGGGTGAATTAATGGTGGAAAAGCTGAAGCGCGGTATTTCGATAGGGAAAAGAGAGGGAAAATCCACTCCATCTCCCACGTGGAAATTCGGCTTACTTCAATCTGATGGAACCCTAATTCCAGAATCCAACTTTTCCCCAAATTCGGACACACTCTCTGCTCGGAAATTGGGTGCCAATCTGTGGGAGATGGAGCCCCAGCTCAATCACCGAGTCGCCCACGTCAACAAAAATGGGCCTATTTTGACCAATCACACATTGCAAGATTTGGATGAGGCAGCATCACCGTCAAAGCAG GAGACGGGCGGTATTAGTTTTAGGAAGCAGCTCACATCTTCGCTGGCGCAGGATAATCGACCTCTGTCCCCTGCCAGCTGCTCTAGCTCAATGGAG ATGGCTCTTCCGCGTAGATCTGCAGTTAGTCCATCAAGCCCTGCAGTGTCAAATGGAAAATTTGGAGAGTCGAGTTATAGCCTCAAAACATCCACGGAGTTGCTTAAAGTGCTAAATAAAATTTGGAGCCTCGAAGAAAAGCATGCATTGGACATGTCGTTGGTAAGAGCTCTGAAGAGGGAACTGGAGCAAACCCAGGCACGAAATCAAGAACTGATGCAAGAGAAGAAAAGAGATCAGAGTGAAATCGATCATTTAATGGGGCAAATGACACAGTACAAAGTTGCTCGAAAGAAAGAACAACAACGTATCAAGGATACAGTGAAGTTAGTCGAAGACAAGCTAGAGGATGAACTGAAATTAAGAAGACATTCAGAGAGTCGTCATCACAAGCTGGCTAAGGAGCTCTCGCAGATGAAGTCATCGTTCTCTAATGTCTTGAGAGAACTTGATCGGGAGAGGAAAGCACGGATGCTGCTAGAAGATCTCTGTGATGAGTTTGCCAAAGGGATAAGAGATTATGAGCAAGAAGTACGCCTCGTTAAACAAAAATGTGGCAAGGATCAGATTGGAAGGGAACAAAATGACCGATTAATTCTTCACACTTCTGAAGCCTGGTTGGATGGACGAGCGCAGATGAAGCTAGCAGATGCTAGCAACGTTTCATTACAACAATCTGCTTTGGACAAGTTATGCCTCGAGATTGAATCCTTTCTTCGAGAGAAACAATCCGATCATTCTGGGACTAATGTTGATGTGTCCACAAAGACGCCATCTCAGAGCCGTGCACTTGCACATTCTCTGGAGTCTTTTCATTTGAACGAGCCTGCAAGCGCTCCTTGGCGAGTGAACGATGAAGACGACTCTATTGGAATGACCAGCCATCGTCCCCATCTTTCTAGAGGGTATAGTTTGAAGCAAGCGAATGAGGAAACAGCCTCTGATGGTCGTAACAAGGAAACAATGGGACCAAGACCAGGCAATGAGAAGCAACATTCACGGAGGGGATCATCGGATCCGTCCTGCTCCCATGTTCAGCTAGACGATGAGAAGCATCACCAACAAGTGAACGAGGGATCAACGAAAACCAGAAACAGGAACTCATATGACACGAGTCATCACCTGATGCCTAAGAAAGGCGAGATGTTGCAACGATGTGCTCGGGAAGGAAGGACAAGAACAACTGATGCTGATATGAGTCTTGGGCATCGCGTTGACCCATCCAGAAAGTGGAAGTCTGAGGTATCAGCGGGAGATCCCGAGATCTCCGAGTCGTGTGGGAGATGGGAAAACAGTGCAAGACCGAACACGTTGAAGGCGAAGCTGATGGAAGCAAGGCTAGAAGGGCAGCAGTCTCGTTCTACCAAGGGTTTGTCGAAAGTTGACTGA